From the Oxalobacter vibrioformis genome, the window CGCATCTGGCGCAATGGGTAGCGGGAACGCGCTCCCAGGCCACGCTGATGGAAGAGCCCCAGGCAAAACTGGCCAATCTGCAGCAAAACCCGCAACAAGCGATTGCCCGTCCGGAAGAGCAGATGAACCGGCTGGAGACATTGCAGGAAAAAAGCTGGGTTGCCTCGCTGATGAGCAAGGCGGCGTCGAAATTGTCTTCTGTCATGCAACAGCAGCATCCGGACAGGCTTGAGCAGGTGATTGACCGCGATGCAGCGGGCATGATCCGTATGCAACTGGATGCGCTGGAGAACCGCAAGGTGATCTGGCAGGGGGAATTCTGGCCGGGCCAGGAGATTGAGTGGGAAGTGGAAGATGAAACGCCGCGGGAAAAACGCGAGTATGGAGAGCCTGAGCAGAGCAGCTGGCAAAGTGTGCTTCGGGTGAATCTGCCGCTGTTGGGCTCGATTACGGCAACGATGCGCCTCACAGGCGATACGGTGCAGGTGCAGTTGGGCACAGCTGATGAGGCTTCGGTATCACTTTTGCGGGAATTTGGCCCGGAACTGGTTTCGGCCCTTGAGACAGCGGGCGCGAAGCTGGATTATTTTACGGTGAGTGATGAAACAGCCTGATACACAGCAAAATGCGGTGGCGCTTGCCTATGAGGTAGGCAGCAGGGCGCCGAAAGTGGT encodes:
- the fliK gene encoding flagellar hook-length control protein FliK, with amino-acid sequence MELRSDVTGTRPVNPTGSAQQVSVAGDPRQDVYARLMALAVGRPVAAEIVSQSESGTSMVRVADTVVQMDLPADAKVGEKVTLTLLAREPRLTFLFEREPAAHSMVSNTGRLIDNILRSLSQDGSTATLAGRTPLLPTPANSPAAALMLPSGLAAQLETILSNMFSTSGLFYESHLAQWVAGTRSQATLMEEPQAKLANLQQNPQQAIARPEEQMNRLETLQEKSWVASLMSKAASKLSSVMQQQHPDRLEQVIDRDAAGMIRMQLDALENRKVIWQGEFWPGQEIEWEVEDETPREKREYGEPEQSSWQSVLRVNLPLLGSITATMRLTGDTVQVQLGTADEASVSLLREFGPELVSALETAGAKLDYFTVSDETA